From Malaya genurostris strain Urasoe2022 chromosome 2, Malgen_1.1, whole genome shotgun sequence:
TGAAACAAGTGATGCGATTTAATTATTTCAGTCTAGCGAGCACCCTGGAGTAATTCGCATGTTTTAAGCATTCTAAGTTCATGCTATTGTGAGTGATGAAGATGTGGCTCAAAGAACGAGAAACTGTAATTTTTGTATTGCTATTATGTGGACCGATACTTGGACGACCTGGACAATTACGGGAGCAAAGATATGAATTCCGAGATATCCAGGAAACTATTTCTATTGAACCAACGAACAATCAGATCATGGGGTAGGCATACGTTATGTTGTAAATGATACAATTAGTTGATTGTTGTTTCATCATTACTGGGGGTCACAGAGTACAAGTAGCCCCCGTTCAACATGGGACAATTTCATGGTCTCAACAACACCAGAACGAAGTTATCGCATTCGCGGAAGCATTTCGTCAAAACTATAACAGGATAATTCAACAGCACAATTCTTTCATGCAGAATCTGCTAGCTCCAGGTTGGGTTTTAACTTTGTAGTTTAACATTTCAATTATCAATGGATTTAATATTGCAGTACCTTATCAATTTTATCATCTACCGAGTAGTTTTACATGGAATCAATTCTTCGGTAATCAAGAGGAATTCGTTCAACAACAGTCCGAACAAATGTCTCGTCAACTAATAGATAATCTACAACATGGGAAAATTACACAACAGGACATCATGCAAccagatttttttattcatcaagcagCAAATGAACTCGACAAGATTCATTTCCACGACAATTACACACCACTAGAAAATGCCGCTACAGACAATATTCACGAAGTAGCACAGCAAGAGGAGATGCTGTTTGATACAGAGAGATTCGGTAGCAACGAACAACATGAATATCAATTATCAGTTCCAGATGATCTAACACGGCATCAATTTGAATCAACTTTTATGGAAGATCAACAACATCATAAACATTTTGGAATGGAGGATCAAAATACGCAAACACATATTGTTGATCACACGGTATTAAATGAACGAAATGTGTCGTACATACAATCCCTTCCTCCGATAAGATTTAACAACAGCAAAATCGAAAGAGTGGACaaagatttcgaaaatttgattgatcAATTTGATGGCAAGCCGAcaccaaaaacttcaaaaataactcaGCCTCCAATTGATTACTACGCGAACACCTACGATCAACAATCAATCTACGATTTGCAGATGGCAGAAGAACCATCTACAACGACTCCAAAGGCCGATAATGTAAAAGCACTAATTCGGAAAAGAATTTCCAAGCCACATGTTAATTCAGAATACAACTCGACATTCAGATCTGCTGATTCAGTGAGTTCTACTACCAGCAAATCAGAAACTGCCAGCAATGTGATGTCCATGTTGCCACACAAGGCTCCATCTCTTAATTATAGTGAAATATACGAAAAGGTTCGGGAGGACCTAGACAAAAAACTCAAACAACTCACCGATACGAGAAACGAAGAGACTCATTTTATGGGATTGACCAGTAACACTGAACATGAGAAACTATCCTATGACATAGTAACCACGAAAAAAACCACTTTAGAAGATCGTGGAGATCAACCTGTTGTAGAAAGTGAAGATTACGTTATTGAGGATATGTTTGAATCGGAGCCCGGCATTGGTAACTATCCAGTGATTGGTGAGTTACCTTTATCAGAAAAAACATCAACTCCAAGCGCAAAACATACTACTACTACAGACGATACTAATAGTTTCAACCAGTATTCAACCGTTCATGAGAAAAGAATTCAGGAAAATCACTTTATTTCAGCGACTAAACCAATGAATGTTCgtccagttgggatgaatatcCACTATGAAGCTTCTTTGGCTCCATTACCAACGACAACAATCAGATCAAATCCTTATTATTCAGCACAGCTAGCCGCGTATCCTACCGTAATGCAGCCAATAGATGATCAACAGTTACAGGTACTCATTGTTCCGATATTTCTTCCATTTCCTAACAAAAATAATCTATAGGTTCATCAACACGCATCTGAATTGGAAGAAATGGGTCAGGAAACGGAAACCTTAGATGCCGAAGCATACATCGATTTGAATGTACCCCATGGTATGTAATATGTATTGAACAGTGTTTGGAAAATTGATGCGAATTTCGAatagagacagcagatctcaatctaacttatggttttagtatATGATATAAATAtaggagctgagatgaatgagGGTGCCggtaaagcaaagtcctggcattacatttcttttgtggaatttggcctttctgtttcaagacttcgcagccgattcttaagtGCACAAAATCATTACATGGttagtactatggattctactgacactaagaatccttccaggtcggggctcgaacatacaactggcttgtaagaccagtgccttatgcattgaaccgccaacccgggccattgttcaaacgttccccgaataatcgaaGGAGTTCAATCTAGTCCGATTTTTAGTAAAGAGAAATAAAATAAGACATTGTAAATGAGAAATATGtgaaatatctctaaggaaTGATATTACCAATTCTTTActatgtttgtcgtcaataaaTGATTctattgacgacaaacatatttctaccatacaatcaaataacacaaaaaagttttttttttgtagatctGAATACTAGATACGATTTGCGGAACTCATCCACtgtttacaactgttgaatCTTCTTcgccattttgatttttgaattcaagaACTGGATTCAAGAACAAATTccaattcagttgcaaaattcaggttcggaatctagataaaaaaatcagttcataaattaagttttagaattatggaactgaactcagtttcagaatgcaGGTTCCGAaattagttctagaactgaattctaaacaaTTCCGAAACGTAACAAAGAAACTGAATTTATTTCCAAAATCTAGCTCCACAATCCATGTTTCGAATATAATTCTAGCATGCAGGTATCAAGGTTCTCTACTGAGCATCACGTGGGCCATTCTTTCTTGTGGCATTCTTGTTGTCCAGCCCACTGTAGTCTGCGtgttgccatctctgagaaacgcgccttctaattttgcacacacatacatacacccacacacacacatttggtcagttcgtcgagctgaatcgattgatgtATGTCACTCGGCCCTCAGGgcctagaaaatttttccaaagtttAAGCGAATGCTATACCTATTCtttgtatttataaaaaaggtaaaggcTTTAAAGATAAAGGCGAACAGTTGATGTAGGactacacaattttttttttgtattccacACATACTTATTTGTATCTATGCGAAATACactttcgaaaataattttgacgATTTTGAATGCCCTGGAAAGAACCGTTTGTTTGTTAGTGTTGGTGATGAGAAATGCTGATTAAGACCAGGCACTCGATGATTAAGGTCACCTAACATTTTCCTCTAATGTAAATAACCAGCAGAATATCGATGGAAATGGTAGCTTCTCGTACGATGCGAGCGGCGCACAATATAAATCCTAAAATGGTCAACAAAAcattgttttaaataaaaatattcaaaatagcgCTTGGACCACTATCTAAATTATATAGTTTTATCTACTCGAATTGATGCGTGAAAATATTAGCCAGCAGTAAGCGTAACAATCTGTTCAAAATTTATCgagctgaaattttcaaaatttgacaattGTTTGTACGGTATCAATTTCCGAAGTTTGAAATTGGcactcctatatagaaaacaagatttaatttaaagaacattgcttttagtgtttctaggatatatacacagtgtaaactgccaagaaacaaattgatcgttttgaaaatgggctcaaatgcaaaactgctataaaatgtttaaactaTGTATGaactgtgatcaaatttggtcttggaatgcgaacgctatgttaaaaatgatttctgtaaacctacacttcaaaaataaaccgtaaacattgcctatatgactttgcttctcgtcttgtagcacgccgtgaagcaaggtcttctttctcgtacaatactaacgagagctaacccttcatttcattacattgtcatggattgcttagttcatgtgttaactgagactgagagcacagacaatttacttggcaaggggaattggtctgctcagtagcatataccctcacgc
This genomic window contains:
- the LOC131432975 gene encoding uncharacterized protein LOC131432975 isoform X2: MKMWLKERETVIFVLLLCGPILGRPGQLREQRYEFRDIQETISIEPTNNQIMGVQVAPVQHGTISWSQQHQNEVIAFAEAFRQNYNRIIQQHNSFMQNLLAPVPYQFYHLPSSFTWNQFFGNQEEFVQQQSEQMSRQLIDNLQHGKITQQDIMQPDFFIHQAANELDKIHFHDNYTPLENAATDNIHEVAQQEEMLFDTERFGSNEQHEYQLSVPDDLTRHQFESTFMEDQQHHKHFGMEDQNTQTHIVDHTVLNERNVSYIQSLPPIRFNNSKIERVDKDFENLIDQFDGKPTPKTSKITQPPIDYYANTYDQQSIYDLQMAEEPSTTTPKADNVKALIRKRISKPHVNSEYNSTFRSADSVSSTTSKSETASNVMSMLPHKAPSLNYSEIYEKVREDLDKKLKQLTDTRNEETHFMGLTSNTEHEKLSYDIVTTKKTTLEDRGDQPVVESEDYVIEDMFESEPGIGNYPVIATKPMNVRPVGMNIHYEASLAPLPTTTIRSNPYYSAQLAAYPTVMQPIDDQQLQVHQHASELEEMGQETETLDAEAYIDLNVPHDRNIQLNNQYESHGTMEEFYYQQHVDTQQYEDEQQSLTNNHHELIIPQQLQEGNIPKQTRPEQQYHNPDMQIQRHEGGTSEMVMELATQPSASTKGHQKNWFQRQFSKIFV
- the LOC131432975 gene encoding uncharacterized protein LOC131432975 isoform X1; the protein is MKMWLKERETVIFVLLLCGPILGRPGQLREQRYEFRDIQETISIEPTNNQIMGVQVAPVQHGTISWSQQHQNEVIAFAEAFRQNYNRIIQQHNSFMQNLLAPVPYQFYHLPSSFTWNQFFGNQEEFVQQQSEQMSRQLIDNLQHGKITQQDIMQPDFFIHQAANELDKIHFHDNYTPLENAATDNIHEVAQQEEMLFDTERFGSNEQHEYQLSVPDDLTRHQFESTFMEDQQHHKHFGMEDQNTQTHIVDHTVLNERNVSYIQSLPPIRFNNSKIERVDKDFENLIDQFDGKPTPKTSKITQPPIDYYANTYDQQSIYDLQMAEEPSTTTPKADNVKALIRKRISKPHVNSEYNSTFRSADSVSSTTSKSETASNVMSMLPHKAPSLNYSEIYEKVREDLDKKLKQLTDTRNEETHFMGLTSNTEHEKLSYDIVTTKKTTLEDRGDQPVVESEDYVIEDMFESEPGIGNYPVIGELPLSEKTSTPSAKHTTTTDDTNSFNQYSTVHEKRIQENHFISATKPMNVRPVGMNIHYEASLAPLPTTTIRSNPYYSAQLAAYPTVMQPIDDQQLQVHQHASELEEMGQETETLDAEAYIDLNVPHDRNIQLNNQYESHGTMEEFYYQQHVDTQQYEDEQQSLTNNHHELIIPQQLQEGNIPKQTRPEQQYHNPDMQIQRHEGGTSEMVMELATQPSASTKGHQKNWFQRQFSKIFV